In Pseudomonadota bacterium, the following are encoded in one genomic region:
- a CDS encoding ABC transporter permease subunit translates to MKRTPRWLLAWLVAGLAFLYLPIASLIVFSFNESKLVTVWAGFSTKWYGALLDNRPILDAALLSLKIATLTASLATVLGTLAALCLARFGAFRGRALFSGLVTAPLVMPEVITGLSLLLLFVALEQAIGWPAGRGTLTIVIAHATFAMAYVTVVVQSRLVGMDASIEEAAMDLGARPAKVFLVITLPIIAPALVSGWLLAFTLSLDDLVVSSFVSGPGASTLPMVIYSKVRLGLSPEINALATLMVLVVTVAMIVAGVLMTRQERQQQRDTQMAVNASD, encoded by the coding sequence ATGAAGCGCACGCCGCGCTGGCTGCTGGCCTGGTTGGTGGCGGGCCTCGCCTTCCTCTACCTGCCCATCGCCTCGCTGATCGTGTTCTCGTTCAACGAATCGAAGCTGGTGACGGTGTGGGCGGGCTTTTCCACCAAGTGGTACGGCGCCCTGCTCGACAATCGCCCGATACTCGACGCCGCGCTGCTCAGTTTGAAAATCGCCACGCTGACCGCCAGCCTCGCCACCGTGCTCGGCACGCTGGCGGCACTGTGTCTGGCGCGCTTCGGCGCGTTTCGCGGCCGCGCCCTGTTCAGCGGCCTGGTGACCGCGCCGCTGGTGATGCCGGAAGTCATCACCGGCCTGTCCTTGCTGCTGCTGTTCGTGGCACTGGAACAGGCCATCGGCTGGCCCGCCGGCCGCGGCACGCTGACCATCGTGATCGCCCACGCCACTTTCGCCATGGCGTACGTGACGGTGGTCGTGCAATCGCGCCTGGTCGGCATGGACGCCTCCATCGAAGAGGCCGCCATGGATCTCGGCGCGCGGCCGGCCAAGGTGTTCCTGGTCATCACCCTGCCCATCATCGCGCCGGCGCTGGTGTCGGGCTGGCTGCTGGCCTTCACGCTGTCGCTCGATGATCTGGTGGTGTCGAGCTTCGTGTCCGGCCCTGGCGCCAGCACCTTGCCGATGGTGATCTATTCCAAGGTGCGGCTCGGGCTGTCGCCCGAGATCAATGCGCTGGCCACCCTCATGGTGCTGGTGGTGACGGTGGCCATGATCGTGGCCGGCGTGCTGATGACGCGCCAGGAGCGTCAACAGCAGCGCGATACGCAGATGGCGGTCAACGCCTCCGACTGA
- a CDS encoding cation transporter, whose protein sequence is MHGHDHHHHAHHRHAHTAAANGRHDLAFAAGIGLNGVFVALEFAFGIVADSTALVADAIHNLSDVAALALAWFAAWLARRAPGPRFTYGLRSSTILAALANAVMLLLACGGLALEALHKLFTPGSVAGATVMVVALVGVAVNGVTAMFFLRDRAHDLNLRAAFMHMLADALISLGVAVSGYLMLRGGWYWLDPLVSFAIMSVVLVGTWRLLQDSALLSLHAVPAHLDSAPVTRFLQTQQGVSGVHDLHIWALSTTEVALTAHLVMPLGHPGDDFLDQLAQALRDEFAIHHATFQVETGVQGHACTLLGGAGHG, encoded by the coding sequence ATGCACGGTCACGATCATCACCATCACGCGCATCACCGGCATGCGCACACGGCGGCTGCAAACGGGCGCCACGACCTCGCGTTCGCCGCAGGCATTGGTTTGAACGGCGTGTTCGTTGCGCTGGAATTCGCCTTCGGTATCGTCGCCGACTCTACCGCGCTGGTGGCCGACGCGATCCACAATCTCAGCGACGTGGCCGCTCTCGCCCTGGCATGGTTCGCGGCCTGGCTCGCGCGGCGCGCGCCCGGGCCGCGCTTCACCTATGGCTTGCGCAGTTCCACCATCCTCGCCGCGCTCGCCAACGCGGTGATGTTGTTGCTGGCCTGCGGCGGCCTCGCGCTGGAGGCGCTGCACAAGTTGTTCACGCCGGGCAGCGTGGCGGGCGCGACTGTGATGGTGGTGGCGCTGGTGGGCGTGGCCGTCAACGGCGTGACGGCGATGTTCTTTCTGCGTGACCGCGCGCACGATCTCAACTTGCGCGCGGCCTTCATGCACATGCTGGCCGACGCGCTCATTTCGTTGGGGGTGGCGGTGAGCGGCTATCTCATGTTGCGCGGCGGCTGGTACTGGCTGGACCCGCTGGTGTCCTTCGCCATCATGAGCGTGGTGCTGGTCGGCACCTGGCGCCTGTTGCAGGACAGCGCGCTATTGTCGTTACACGCGGTGCCGGCGCACCTCGACAGCGCGCCGGTCACGCGATTTCTGCAAACCCAGCAGGGCGTAAGCGGAGTGCACGACCTGCACATCTGGGCGCTCAGCACCACCGAGGTCGCCTTGACTGCCCATCTGGTCATGCCGCTTGGCCACCCGGGCGATGACTTCCTGGACCAGCTCGCGCAGGCGCTGCGTGATGAATTCGCGATCCATCACGCCACCTTCCAGGTCGAAACCGGCGTGCAGGGCCACGCCTGCACCTTGCTCGGCGGCGCCGGCCACGGCTGA
- a CDS encoding glutamine synthetase, which produces MSTGSDPAQAREFLARHPELRHVQLMQTDLNGILRGKSIQRAELERIYNEGLPLPSSIAALTADGDDAENTGLLWEIGDMDCLAWPLPGTLVPTPWLKTPSAQVLMMFDAEQGGPAAAADPRLAAARVIRLLQEDGYTPVMAVELEFYLLDAEAARAGRAQAASTRGRHPHVYSVEEIESRAAFLDDLYACCEAQGLPVSTTISEFGPGQFEITLKHRSDALRALDEGVMYKRAVRGVAQRHGLWASFMAKPFPVLPGSGLHLHLSLNDANGCNVFAAEALDGNDLLKHAIGGMAASAGDMMALFAPFGNSYRRYQAYNCAPLVANWGVNNRTVALRIPTGPAASRHVEHRICGADANPYAVAAAVLAGVHHGLRKRIDPGPAVSGDAYQQKNHAALPRDWLSAIDRFADSAFARDYFGQRFVEVYCAIKRTESGRYFGEVPQQDYDWYLHTL; this is translated from the coding sequence ATGAGCACCGGCTCCGATCCGGCCCAGGCCCGCGAATTTCTCGCCCGCCATCCCGAGTTGCGTCACGTGCAGCTAATGCAGACCGATCTCAATGGCATCCTGCGCGGCAAGTCCATCCAACGCGCCGAGCTCGAGCGCATCTATAACGAGGGCCTGCCGCTGCCGAGTTCCATCGCCGCGCTGACTGCCGACGGCGATGACGCCGAAAACACCGGCCTGCTATGGGAAATAGGCGACATGGACTGCCTGGCCTGGCCGTTGCCGGGCACCCTGGTGCCGACGCCGTGGCTTAAGACGCCGAGCGCCCAGGTGCTGATGATGTTCGATGCGGAGCAAGGCGGACCGGCCGCCGCCGCCGACCCGCGCCTCGCCGCCGCGCGCGTGATCAGGCTTTTGCAAGAGGACGGCTATACGCCGGTGATGGCGGTGGAACTCGAGTTCTACCTGCTCGACGCCGAGGCGGCGCGTGCCGGTCGCGCGCAGGCGGCCTCGACCCGTGGCAGGCATCCGCACGTCTACAGCGTCGAGGAGATCGAATCGCGCGCGGCCTTCCTCGACGATCTCTACGCCTGCTGCGAAGCGCAAGGCCTGCCGGTGTCGACCACCATCTCGGAATTCGGGCCGGGGCAATTCGAGATCACCTTGAAGCATCGCAGCGATGCCTTGCGCGCGCTCGATGAAGGCGTGATGTACAAGCGCGCGGTGCGCGGCGTCGCGCAACGTCACGGGCTGTGGGCCTCGTTCATGGCCAAGCCCTTTCCGGTGCTGCCGGGATCGGGCCTGCACCTGCACCTGAGTCTCAACGACGCGAACGGCTGCAACGTGTTCGCGGCCGAGGCGCTGGACGGCAACGACCTGCTCAAGCACGCGATCGGCGGCATGGCCGCCAGCGCTGGCGACATGATGGCGCTGTTCGCCCCTTTCGGTAATTCCTACCGCCGCTACCAGGCCTACAACTGCGCGCCGCTGGTGGCGAACTGGGGCGTCAACAATCGCACCGTGGCGCTGCGCATTCCCACCGGGCCGGCCGCCTCGCGCCATGTGGAACACCGCATCTGCGGCGCCGACGCCAACCCCTACGCGGTGGCGGCCGCGGTGCTGGCCGGCGTGCATCACGGCCTGCGCAAGCGCATCGACCCGGGCCCGGCCGTGAGCGGCGACGCCTACCAGCAGAAGAACCACGCAGCGCTGCCGCGCGACTGGCTGAGCGCCATCGATCGCTTCGCCGACTCGGCCTTCGCGCGCGATTATTTCGGTCAGCGTTTCGTCGAGGTCTACTGCGCAATCAAGCGCACCGAGAGCGGTCGCTATTTCGGCGAAGTGCCGCAGCAGGACTACGACTGGTACCTGCATACGCTGTGA
- a CDS encoding NUDIX hydrolase, whose amino-acid sequence MVIHRRRNTHHEVLMGRRGTKARFKPGVYVFPGGGLDRADYRAQPARPLAAELVPQLAVASSHSKANALAMAAVREAHEEAGLMFGVPGSVGAVGHATWDAFRRAARAPDLGELEFLGRAITPSHQPIRYHARFFAAPADLFSGELAGDGELEDLRWIRIEDTASLDMMEVQKLVLDTLVQRLAGRQVPARRLFFNWGRRNTLDA is encoded by the coding sequence CTGGTCATCCATCGTCGCCGCAACACCCATCACGAAGTGCTGATGGGGCGGCGCGGCACCAAGGCGCGCTTCAAGCCTGGCGTGTACGTGTTTCCGGGCGGCGGGCTCGATCGCGCCGATTACCGCGCACAGCCGGCGCGGCCGCTGGCTGCGGAGCTGGTGCCGCAGTTGGCGGTGGCGAGCTCGCACAGCAAGGCCAATGCGCTGGCCATGGCGGCGGTGCGCGAGGCGCACGAGGAAGCCGGGCTGATGTTCGGCGTGCCGGGCAGCGTCGGCGCTGTCGGCCATGCCACCTGGGACGCCTTTCGTCGCGCCGCGCGCGCGCCGGATCTCGGCGAGCTCGAATTCCTGGGACGCGCCATCACGCCCAGCCACCAGCCGATCCGATACCACGCGCGCTTTTTCGCGGCGCCCGCCGACTTGTTCAGCGGCGAACTGGCCGGCGACGGCGAATTGGAAGACCTGCGCTGGATCCGCATCGAGGACACCGCCAGCCTCGACATGATGGAAGTGCAGAAGCTGGTGCTGGACACCCTGGTGCAGCGCCTCGCCGGCCGCCAGGTGCCGGCGCGACGGTTGTTCTTCAACTGGGGACGGCGCAATACGCTGGATGCGTGA
- a CDS encoding mechanosensitive ion channel — MLHYVLLTIGIVVGLSSIGVDLTKFALFASALGIGVGFGLQTLISNFVAGLIILFEKSLNVGDLIELQSGVTGMVKEINMRATRITTGDNVDILVPNAEFMSSKVMNWTLEDACRRLHVPFTVTYDTDKEQVRKAALAAAHDVEHTLLHNPAREPQVWLVRFGDTGLDFELVIWMNLRAIKRPGSVMADYCWALDTRLREAGIEIPHPTPAPPRPPKPAE, encoded by the coding sequence GTGCTGCATTACGTCTTGCTGACCATCGGTATCGTGGTCGGCCTGTCGTCGATTGGCGTCGATCTGACCAAGTTCGCGCTGTTCGCCAGCGCCCTCGGTATCGGCGTCGGTTTCGGCCTGCAGACCCTGATCAGCAATTTCGTGGCTGGTCTCATCATCCTGTTCGAGAAGAGCCTCAACGTCGGCGACCTCATCGAACTGCAGTCCGGCGTGACCGGCATGGTGAAGGAAATCAACATGCGCGCCACGCGCATCACCACCGGCGACAATGTCGACATCCTGGTGCCGAACGCCGAATTCATGAGCAGCAAGGTCATGAACTGGACGCTGGAGGACGCCTGTCGGCGCCTGCATGTGCCGTTCACCGTGACCTACGATACCGACAAGGAACAGGTGCGCAAGGCAGCGCTGGCCGCCGCCCACGATGTCGAGCACACCTTGCTGCACAACCCGGCGCGCGAGCCGCAGGTGTGGCTGGTGCGCTTCGGTGACACCGGCCTCGATTTCGAACTCGTGATCTGGATGAACCTGCGCGCCATCAAGCGTCCGGGCTCGGTGATGGCCGATTACTGCTGGGCGTTGGATACACGCCTGCGCGAAGCCGGCATCGAGATCCCGCATCCGACGCCAGCGCCGCCGAGGCCACCCAAACCCGCCGAGTAG